TCGTGCTACAGGAATTCGTGCATTTCATCCTGCCGAAGATCATCAAGGGATACGGCGGCAACAACGCTCAACAGCCGATCGTGCTGGTGCAGCCCAAAGTCCAGTTCACGATCTTCGGTGCGACGGTCACCAACGTCACGCTGGTGATCATCGGTGCGGCACTGGTGTTCGCGCTGATCACCGACATCGTGATCAATCGGACCAAGTTCGGCCGCGGTATCCGGGCGGTGGCCCAGGACCCGACCACCGCGACCCTGATGGGTGTCTCTCGCGAGCGGGTCATCATGACCACCTTCCTGATCGGTGGCCTGCTGGCCGGTGCGGCGGCGCTGCTCTACACGCTCAAGGTGCCGCAGGGGATCATCTACTCGGGCGGATTCCTGTTGGGCATCAAGGCATTCTCGGCTGCCGTGCTCGGCGGAATCGGCAACCTGCGCGGCGCCCTTCTCGGCGGTCTGCTCCTCGGCGTCATGGAGAACTACGGGCAGATCCTGTTCGGCACGCAGTGGCGGGACGTCGTCGCCTTCGTGCTGCTGGTTCTGGTGCTGCTGATCCGGCCCACGGGCATACTCGGGGAGAGCCTCGGAAAGGCGCGGGTATGACGGACTCCAAGCACTCGCTCGCGCGCACCGTCGGCGCACCGG
The DNA window shown above is from Mycolicibacterium confluentis and carries:
- a CDS encoding branched-chain amino acid ABC transporter permease; this encodes MIQDCLDRHACLAANINFNVSGLLDSFWQLTIDGLSWGAIYALVAVGYTLVFGVLRLINFAHSEIFMFGMFGAYFCLDMILGFTPSGNAYNKGVALTILYLGIAMLFAMLVSGSAAVGLEFVAYRPLRKRNARPLTFLITAIGMSFVLQEFVHFILPKIIKGYGGNNAQQPIVLVQPKVQFTIFGATVTNVTLVIIGAALVFALITDIVINRTKFGRGIRAVAQDPTTATLMGVSRERVIMTTFLIGGLLAGAAALLYTLKVPQGIIYSGGFLLGIKAFSAAVLGGIGNLRGALLGGLLLGVMENYGQILFGTQWRDVVAFVLLVLVLLIRPTGILGESLGKARV